A segment of the Ipomoea triloba cultivar NCNSP0323 chromosome 1, ASM357664v1 genome:
gatagaggtacagaatatattgGTTGTGATAATTTTCTGAATGAGAAGGGTATTCAGCACCAGATGACAGCTagatacactccacaacaaaatggagtggctgaGAGGAAGAATAGATCAATCATGGATATGGTGAGGTGCATgctgaaatctaaaaatctgcctaagcctttttgggcagaagctgttGCTTGTGCTGTTTATGTATTGAacaggtgtccaactaaaagtgttcgtgataagacacctgaggaagcttggagtgggagaaaaccctctatcagaaatctcaaggtttttgggtgtttggcatatgcacatgtgccagatcagttgagaaagaagttgggTGATAAAGGAGAGAAGTGCGTATTCATTGGTTATAGTGACggttcaaaggcttataaactatacaaccctgaaactaaaaaggttgttataagccgtgatgtcacttttgatgaatatagTGCCTGGGATTGGTCAGCTAAAGATGAAAGGTCAGTTGTTGTTCCTGTTGTTGACGATATTGTTGATGAGCAACCGATTCCAGATAATGTCCAGTCTCCTTCACAACCCGAGTCGTCTGTTCGACGATCTCAACGCGAGCGCCAATTACCAGCTCGCTTGCAGGATTATGTTATCGGTCGTGATAATGACCTgtctgatgaagagattgttcaatttgctctttttgcagattgtgaccctctatcctttgaggaggctgctacagaaactcattggcttaaggcGATGGATGAGGAGATTCGTGCCATTGAAAAAAATGGTACCTAGGAGTTAACAGATTTACCTCCTggaaagaagccaattggagtaaagtgggtctacagaaccaaatacaagtcaaatggagATATTCACCGTTTTAAAGCATggttggtagcaaagggctacaagcagaaaccaggtattgattattttgaggtttttgctccagCAAGTAGACTTGATACAGTTCGAATGGTTATTTCTTTTGCTGCTCAAAATAATTGGAAattgcatcaaatggatgtcaagtctgcttttttgaatggttttcttgaagaagaaatatatgttgagcaacctgcaggATTTGTGCAGAAAGAGGAGGAATCTAAAGTTTacaggttgagaaaagctttatatggcttaaagcaggcgcctagggcgtggtatggttgcattgacTCTTATTTTGTTGAAAGTGGTTTTATGAGATGTCCTCATGAACACACTTTGTATGTCAAATGAACTGATTCTGGTGATGTTGTTATAATCtgtctgtatgttgatgatttggtttTTACTGGGAATAACTTGAAGctaatctcagaattcagggaggcactaattaagagatttgaaatgactgatatgggccttatgtgttactttcttggccTTGAGGTTGTTCAAATAGATGGtggaatctttatttcacaGAAGAAGTATGCAGCTGACATCTTGAAAAAGTTCTAAATAGAAACctccaaaccagtttcaactccggtagctgaaaagttaaaggtgtccaaagatgagtctgttaagaatgtgaatgttatAGCTTATAAAAGCTtaattgggagtttgaggtatcTGGTGGCAACAAGGccagatatttcttttggagttggaatactcagcagattcatggaggaaccaaaagaatcacattgggctgcagcaaagcgaattctgagatatgtcaaaggtacgagtaatgatggaattttttactctactaatgaaGTTGTGGAGCTTGCTGGATACacagacagtgattgggctggagatgttgagaccagaaaaagcacatcaggatatgccttctatcttggttcagccatattttcttggtcttcaaagaagcagcagattgtagcactttcaaccgcagaagcagaatatattGCAGCAGCAAATTGTGCTACTCAGGCAATTTGGctaagaagaattttggagttcTTACAACACAAGCAGGAAGCACCTACAActattttttgtgacaacaagtctgcaatttcgttgtccaagaatcctgtctttcatggtcgcagcaaacatattgatatcaagtatcacaaaatcagagagttggttgctgaaaagcaaatcaacattgagtattGTTCGAGTGCATGTCAagttgctgatatctttacgaAGCCGCTGAAGACGGAgacatttctcaaattaaagaaggaTATTGGGATGACCAATATATCCAACTTAGTTTAAAGGaggcaatgttataataataatattattatagtattaaaccaagtaattagtttgttaattagcttgttaatatgttaattagaaAAGGTCATGCATGCAATACGTGGAATCATGGAATGTGGCCTTGATTGTAGGAAACATGCAGCATGccttaattttagcatttttaaGTTGTCTTCCattcactataaatagtgtGTATGCATTTCAGTTCTAATCACCAATTCAAAGTATCATTCTTCAATTCCTCTTTCTCTCATTTATATATacgtgtttatatatatatatatatatatatagagagagagatatatatatatttatatttatatatatatatttagatatattatatttaatatatcttacATCAAATAAGTGATTAAACTTTTCGACGTTATTGTATTTGGACAATTAGGTCAATCAACTTAAAACGTGTGCAATTGAAttatcaaacaagtaaaatatgtgtaatatactttcaaaaattttcaactcATGTGTTACGTTGTGTTTGGTTgacttttcaattaattttttttatataatgacAATTAACTAATCATAAcgaatatataaaacaaaaattgttactattaaaaatatattgagggtgtttggtaaatagttgttagctgattgagttattatggttgactagttgatagcattagttgcttgtaaaaaaatgtttggtaaattagttgttagctgatggCTGATTACATGcatgaaaaatgactttctcaaaaagttgatcgaaaaactgctttgagcagctttttgaattttaacattttggcgcaataagctattacaaaaaaactaattagttaaacacttatattgattgcTTAACCAagccaaacaactaataatagttaaataagtcaaaattgactgataagttaactatgttTTCAAACAGGGTCATTGTTTCCATCTCATTTGATGTGTCTCGTTCAATTAATGATTATTTCctgaagttatttataattaaattttttataatgttaaatttagtattagtatttaaaatttatatatttagaaactaaaaaaaatattattagacacaaaataaaatttaaaatttaaaagaaaatattaaagaaaaaaaaaaagagctgatttagttaatgaataaTGATTAATGAACAACATAGGTGGTATTTAGCatgtgtttatatttaaatgtagttcgttgtattaaaaaaaaaaacaaaaaaaaaaaaaacaaatctagtCCATTGAATATAAATTTCTTTAGAAGTAAAAGGAGTACAcctctaaaaccaaacgcctttctctgttgctcaacttcggcttccaccgccggcctccggccggagctctaatggagctttgagccggcggttttggtcactttCTATGTTTGCTCTCACTCTCTTCCGTCCCGActaccgtcgcagctccgtccgcctccgaccaccgccatagatcttcttcttccgttttctctccctttgaataaaataatagtaggtaggtattggggtttgtgtgggtagtcttgaactcccaaccctactttgactttacccactttttattttctctattattgtgttttcctctcgttagtttcacgagcatttttcctctcgttactttcacgagcttttcattttcattagcataaatcgtttagtttggtttcgacaagtgttgatcttatcctgggcgagcaaaaaagaatgatgacgaagacccaaatctttgatgaagctttaatttCCCTGAacgaacatagcttcatagttatgaaacagtctgcgattcaagttttctatagcatagttagaaaagttgtttctatgtctgagtgtaaggaatggtttaccatttcattgatcattgatgtaaatgTTTTAtcttatgaattaatggaatagctacgttttacctttaaaaaaatattatttataaacaagaaaattgcaaactttatttgcaaaattacggtataaaaaaaaaaaaaaaaaaaaggagtacaCCTCTCCTTGTACCCAAAATGGCAAAAATTgaagataaattttaaaaataaagaacacTCAGtggttattaatttattaatttattttattttattgtgagaTATCTGGAAAAGGGCTTTTCAGTAACTTCACAATGTCCCACTAGCCACTATAAATACACTAAACTCCCAAATTCATTCTCTCACCCGAGAAGAGAATCCTTTCAAGTTTGAAACTTTTCCTCTCCAATCCACAATCAAATTGAAGATGTCGTCGCAGGAAACCGCCGTGAACCACCGCGAGAACGCCGAGGTCTTCACCGATCCGGCGGTGTGCAAGCAGAAATCGCTGGAGCTACTAGAGGAGATCAACATGCCGAGAGGGCTGCTCCCGCTGGACGAGTACGTGGAGGTGGGGCGGAACCGGGAAACGGGGTTCGTGTGGATGAAGCAGAAGAAGGCGAAGGAGCACAAGTTTAAGAAGATCGGGAAACTTGTGTGGTACGACACCGAGGTCACCGCGTTTGTGGAGGACCGCCGGCTTAAGCATCTTACTGGCGTCAAGAGTAAGGAGCTGCTCCTCTGGGTCACGCTCACCCATATTTCGATTCCCGATCCCGACGCCGGGAAAATTAGCTTCTCTACTCCGGCGGGGCTCTCCCGCTCCTACCCCGTTTCCGCCTTTGAAGAGGACGCCGCCGACGATGAGCAGAAGTAGTGAGCGCTTTGGCTGGGGGTGTTTTCGGAAACCAATatattaaaagaataataatacgttttttatttttgttgtaatATCGCAATATTTCCTGTATTTTATTTCAaactaattattaaattttatatcaatttaCTTATGTAGGATATTATGTGGAATCCATTTATGCTTTCTTTTTTCTCCCCTTTATTCTCTGCCTCGTCTATCCAATCAATACAGAATCCTGGAAGAGAATGCATATATTTACGAGAATAAAATTAATAGCTCTcataataaatttctttttcgttcttttaatattttcatatttgatcTTACAATTATTAGATTGCTTTCATATTTAatcttcaattattattttttatatttaatcctacgacttttaaaattttgt
Coding sequences within it:
- the LOC116020136 gene encoding uncharacterized protein LOC116020136, which codes for MSSQETAVNHRENAEVFTDPAVCKQKSLELLEEINMPRGLLPLDEYVEVGRNRETGFVWMKQKKAKEHKFKKIGKLVWYDTEVTAFVEDRRLKHLTGVKSKELLLWVTLTHISIPDPDAGKISFSTPAGLSRSYPVSAFEEDAADDEQK